From the genome of Streptomyces sp. NBC_01341, one region includes:
- a CDS encoding tetratricopeptide repeat protein — MSAQDKDERISEAVRLREQGHPEQARELLLALTADFPDCVDVAYQTAWVHDVLGLEAEAVPYYERCLQGDGLDDDDRRGALVGLGSTYRVLGRFGQAVETLRRGVEEFPDDGALRTFLSMALFNTGEHHEAMQILLRLVAATSDSDRVRRYRPAIEYYAADLTHTM; from the coding sequence ATGAGCGCACAGGACAAGGACGAGCGGATCTCGGAGGCCGTGAGGCTGCGTGAGCAGGGGCATCCGGAGCAGGCGAGGGAGCTCCTCCTCGCCCTCACGGCCGATTTCCCTGACTGCGTGGACGTCGCGTATCAGACCGCCTGGGTCCATGATGTGCTCGGCCTCGAAGCCGAGGCGGTTCCGTACTACGAGCGGTGCCTGCAGGGTGACGGCCTCGATGACGACGACCGCCGGGGCGCCCTGGTCGGGCTCGGCAGCACCTATCGCGTGCTGGGCCGGTTCGGACAGGCCGTCGAGACGCTGCGGCGCGGGGTGGAGGAGTTCCCGGACGACGGCGCGCTGCGGACCTTCCTGTCCATGGCGTTGTTCAACACGGGCGAGCACCACGAGGCCATGCAGATACTGCTGCGCCTGGTCGCGGCGACGAGCGACAGTGACCGTGTGCGGCGCTACCGGCCGGCCATCGAGTACTACGCCGCGGACCTCACGCACACGATGTGA